From the genome of Campylobacter concisus, one region includes:
- the rplP gene encoding 50S ribosomal protein L16 has translation MLMPKRTKFRKQMKGRNRGYATRGASLATGEFALKAVEAGRINSRQIEAARQALTRHVKRQAKIWIRVFPDKPLTKKPLQTRMGKGKAGVEEWVMNIKPGRIIFEMAGVSEELAREALTLALHKLPFKSKFVTRESENEIY, from the coding sequence ATGTTGATGCCTAAAAGAACGAAATTTCGTAAGCAAATGAAAGGTCGCAACCGTGGTTATGCGACTCGTGGAGCATCTTTAGCAACTGGCGAATTTGCACTTAAGGCTGTTGAAGCTGGTAGAATAAATTCTCGCCAAATAGAAGCTGCTCGTCAAGCTCTAACTCGTCACGTAAAAAGACAGGCTAAAATTTGGATTAGGGTTTTCCCTGATAAGCCACTTACTAAAAAACCTCTACAAACTCGTATGGGTAAAGGTAAGGCTGGAGTTGAAGAGTGGGTTATGAATATCAAACCTGGTCGTATAATATTTGAAATGGCTGGTGTTAGCGAAGAGCTAGCTCGTGAAGCTCTAACTTTGGCTTTACACAAACTTCCTTTCAAATCAAAATTTGTAACGCGAGAGAGTGAAAATGA
- the rpsC gene encoding 30S ribosomal protein S3, which yields MGQKVNPIGLRLGINRNWESRWFPTKQSLPENIGEDYKIRAFLKKKLYYAGISQILIERTAKKLRVTVVAARPGIIIGKKGQDVENLKNEVSKLIGKEVNVNIKEERKAQASAQLAAENVAMQLEKRVAFRRAMKKVIQGAQKSGAKGIKISVAGRLGGAEMARTEWYLEGRVPLHTLRAKIDYGVAEAHTTYGNIGIKVWIFKGEVLQKGVQPEKTEEEAPKKTRRARRGK from the coding sequence ATGGGACAAAAAGTAAATCCAATAGGTCTTAGACTAGGAATTAACCGCAACTGGGAATCTAGATGGTTTCCAACCAAACAAAGTCTTCCTGAAAATATCGGTGAAGATTACAAAATTCGTGCATTTTTAAAGAAAAAACTTTACTATGCAGGAATTAGCCAAATTCTAATCGAAAGAACGGCTAAAAAACTTCGTGTAACCGTAGTTGCAGCTCGTCCTGGTATCATCATTGGCAAAAAAGGTCAAGATGTTGAAAACCTAAAGAACGAAGTTAGCAAACTTATCGGCAAAGAAGTAAATGTAAATATCAAAGAAGAAAGAAAAGCTCAAGCTTCAGCTCAACTTGCTGCTGAAAACGTAGCTATGCAACTTGAAAAGCGTGTCGCATTTAGACGTGCTATGAAAAAAGTTATCCAAGGCGCTCAAAAATCAGGTGCTAAAGGTATCAAAATTTCAGTTGCTGGTCGTTTAGGTGGCGCTGAGATGGCAAGAACCGAGTGGTATCTAGAAGGCCGCGTTCCGCTTCATACTCTTAGAGCAAAGATCGATTACGGTGTAGCTGAGGCTCATACGACTTATGGAAACATAGGTATTAAAGTATGGATTTTTAAAGGTGAGGTTCTTCAAAAGGGTGTTCAACCTGAGAAAACTGAAGAAGAAGCACCTAAAAAAACACGTAGAGCAAGAAGAGGTAAATAA
- the rplV gene encoding 50S ribosomal protein L22, which translates to MSRAIIKFVRLSPTKARLIAREVQGMNAELALASLQFMPNRGAKFIANAISSAVANGGFEPEEVVVTSCRVDAGPVLKRFRPRARGTASKIRKPTSHVMVEVSKPEKKEA; encoded by the coding sequence ATGAGTAGAGCAATTATAAAATTCGTAAGACTTTCTCCTACAAAAGCAAGACTTATAGCAAGAGAAGTTCAAGGCATGAATGCCGAGCTAGCACTTGCAAGCTTGCAGTTTATGCCAAATCGTGGTGCTAAATTTATAGCAAACGCTATTAGCTCAGCAGTAGCAAATGGCGGATTTGAGCCAGAAGAGGTTGTAGTAACTAGTTGCCGCGTTGACGCTGGTCCTGTATTAAAGAGATTTAGACCAAGAGCAAGAGGAACAGCGAGCAAAATTCGCAAACCTACTTCTCATGTAATGGTAGAAGTATCTAAACCTGAAAAGAAGGAAGCATAA
- the rpsS gene encoding 30S ribosomal protein S19 encodes MARSLKKGPFVDDHVMKKVIAAKNANDNKPIKTWSRRSTIVPEMIGLTFNVHNGKSFIPVYVTENHIGYKLGEFAPTRTFKGHKGSVQKKIGK; translated from the coding sequence ATGGCAAGATCACTCAAAAAAGGTCCTTTCGTAGATGATCATGTAATGAAAAAAGTTATTGCCGCAAAAAATGCAAACGATAACAAACCAATCAAGACTTGGTCAAGACGTAGCACGATTGTACCTGAAATGATTGGACTAACATTTAACGTTCATAATGGCAAGAGCTTTATTCCTGTATATGTTACAGAAAATCATATAGGCTATAAACTTGGCGAATTTGCTCCAACACGCACATTTAAGGGTCACAAAGGCTCAGTGCAAAAGAAAATCGGCAAGTAA
- the rplB gene encoding 50S ribosomal protein L2 gives MAIKSYKPYTPSRRYMTGLSSEDITAKPSVRSLLVKIPASGGRNNNGRITSRHKEAGAKKLYRIIDFKRRKFGIEGKVEAIEYDPNRNCRIALIAYKDGEKRYIIRPNGLNVGDVIASIDEGSLDIKPGNAMKLRFIPVGTIVHNVELKPGKGAQIARSAGGYAQLMGKEEKYVILRMPSGEMRQVLAECMASIGVVGNEDWANITIGKAGRNRHRGIRPQTRGSAMNPVDHPHGGGEGKKNSGRHPVTPWGKPTKGAKTRRKKASDKLIISRRKGK, from the coding sequence ATGGCTATAAAATCATATAAACCATATACACCTAGTCGCAGATATATGACTGGACTAAGCTCTGAAGATATAACAGCTAAACCAAGCGTTAGAAGCTTGCTTGTTAAAATACCTGCATCTGGCGGTAGAAATAACAATGGTCGTATAACTTCAAGACATAAAGAAGCAGGTGCAAAAAAACTTTATCGTATAATTGACTTTAAACGTCGCAAATTTGGTATAGAAGGTAAAGTTGAAGCGATCGAATACGATCCAAACAGAAACTGCCGTATCGCTCTTATAGCTTATAAAGATGGCGAAAAGCGCTATATCATTAGACCAAATGGCCTAAATGTTGGCGACGTTATCGCATCTATCGATGAGGGCTCACTAGATATTAAACCAGGCAACGCTATGAAACTAAGATTTATCCCAGTTGGTACTATCGTTCATAACGTAGAGCTAAAACCTGGCAAAGGCGCTCAGATAGCTCGTTCAGCTGGCGGTTATGCTCAGCTAATGGGTAAAGAAGAGAAGTACGTTATCTTAAGAATGCCAAGTGGCGAGATGAGACAAGTACTAGCTGAGTGTATGGCAAGTATCGGTGTAGTTGGCAACGAAGACTGGGCTAACATCACTATCGGTAAAGCTGGACGTAATCGCCACCGCGGTATCCGCCCACAAACACGTGGTTCTGCTATGAACCCAGTTGATCACCCACACGGTGGTGGTGAAGGTAAGAAAAATTCAGGCCGTCACCCAGTTACTCCATGGGGTAAACCAACTAAAGGTGCTAAGACTCGCCGTAAAAAAGCTAGCGATAAGCTTATAATTTCAAGAAGGAAAGGAAAATAG